GCTGTCAACGACAACATCCCGATACGATGGTGCGCATGCCGCGCCCGTCCTCCTCTCCCCCGAGCCGCCCCTACCACCACGGAGACCTGCGCGCCGCCCTGCTCAAGAGCGCCGAGCGCACCCTGCGGGACAAGGGGGCCGGCGCCCTGTCCCTGCGCGAGCTGGCCCGGGACATCGGCGTGAGCCACGCGGCCCCCGGTCGGCACTTCAAGGACAAGCAGGCCCTGCTCGACGCCCTCGCGCTGGACGGATACGAGCGCCTGAACCGTGCCCTGGCCACGGCCGTCCTGCCCCCCGGCCTCGACTTCGAGGGGCGGATGACCGCGCTCGCCCGCGCCTACCTCGGCTTCGCCGTCGAGAACCCCGAGCTGCTGGAGCTGATGTTCGCGCGCAAGCACGACCCCGACAGCTCCGACCGGCTCGCCGCGGCCGTCGACCAGTCCCTCGGCTCTCTCACCCGGATGGTCGCCGACGCCCAGGAGTGCGGCGAGATCGTGCCGGGCGACCCCGAGCGGCTCACCATGGTCGCCGCCGCGAGCCTGCACGGCCTCGCCGCACTCATCGCCAGCTGCGCACTCGACGCCGAGGAAGCGATGAACGGCCTGGACGAACACGTCCATCTGCTGCTGAACGGACTCCGGCCGCGGTAACACGCGTCGGCCGCGGAGCAGTTACGCGCGTAGCAGCACGCTGTGACCAGGCTGTACGCAGGGTCAAGAGGCAACCAGCACAGAGCCAGCACACGGCCATTGATCAGTAAGCCGCCAACCGCCTTTGGTAACGCGGCAGTCAGGAATCCGCAAGCCCCTTGTTGTCGCGTACTCAACAAGCGATGGTCGTCGCGGGCCGCCGCCCCCATCGGTCACCCATCGGTGGAACCCCACACCCGCAGGCCTCTGTCCACCACTTCCAGGAGGCTGTACCTTGCGTACGACCAACCCCAATTTCCCCCACATACGCGGCAGATGGGCCCGGATCGGCTCGGCCGCCTTCGGCGCCGCCGCGCTCGTCGTCGCCGGACTCGGCGCCACCGCCCACGCAAGCGTGGACACCGCCGTCACGAGCCACAAGGTGAGTTCCAAGGCGATCGCCGCCCAGGTCGCCAAGGCCCATGTGCAGTACACGCGGGCATGCGGCGCCACCCCGAAGAAGGGCTACGCCGCCTGCAACGCCCTGCGCGTCACCGGCGGCACCACCGCCTTCATGGAGAAGCAGGCCGCGCTCAAGGGCATCGCGCCCCGGACGGTCAAGCCGAACGCCGCGTCCGACTCCCCCACCGGCTACGGCCCCTCGGACATCCAGTCGGCCTACGGCCTGGCCTCCGCCGCCTCCTCCAACGGCTCGGGCGAGACCGTCGCCATCGTCGACGCCTACGACGACCCGAACGCCGAGGCCGACCTCGCGACCTACCGGTCGTACTACGGCCTGTCGGACTGCACCACCGACAACGGCTGCTTCTCCAAGGTCTCCCAGACCGGCTCCACGACCTCCCTGCCCTCGGCCGACAGCGGCTGGGCCGGTGAGATCTCGCTCGACCTCGACATGGTCAGCGCGACCTGCCCGAACTGCAACATCCTGCTCGTCGAGGCCAAGTCCGCGTCCGACGCCGACCTGGGCACCGCGGTGAACGAGGCCGTCAAGCTGGGCGCCAAGTTCGTCTCCAACAGCTACGGCGGCTCGGAGTCGTCCTCCGACACGTCGTACGACTCCAAGTACTACAACCACCCGGGCGTCGCCATCACCGCGAGCGCGGGCGACAGCGGCTACGGCGCCGAGTACCCGGCCGCCTCCCGGTACGTGACCGCCGTCGGCGGCACCGCCCTCAAGACCTCCTCCGACAGCCGCGGCTGGACCGAGAGCGTCTGGAACACCTCCAGCACCGAGGGCACCGGCTCCGGCTGCTCCGCCTACGACGCCAAGCCCAGCTGGCAGACCGACAGCGGCTGCTCCAAGCGCATGATCGCCGATGTGTCGGCGGTCGCCGACCCGGCCACCGGCGTCTCGGTCTACGACACCTACCAGGCGAGCGGCTGGAACACCTACGGCGGCACCAGCGCCTCCTCGCCGATCATCGCCTCGGTCTACGCCCTCGCCGGCACCCCGGGCAGCAGCGACTACCCGGCCCAGTACCCGTACAACGCGGCCGGCACCTCCGCCCTGAACGACGTCACCAGCGGCAGCAACGGAACCTGCTCGACGTCGTACTTCTGCACCGCCGGGTCCGGCTACGACGGCCCGACCGGCTGGGGCACCCCGCAGGGCACGTCGGCCTTCGGCGCGAGCTGAGCACCGCCTGATCCACCCCGTCGGGTCACGGGGAGCCGCCGGGCAAGGGGGACGTGGGGTCCCCTCGGCGGCACGGAAGGAAAACGGGCCACGGCAGCCGGCCGCGGCCCGTTTTCCCTGTCCGACTCCCTTGATACGGCTATGTGTTGAGTCAAGTGAACGGAATGCTTCGGTAAGGCGGGCGCCAGGATTCCAGCCCTCCCCTGGTTGTCGCGTACTCAACAAGTCACAGTCTTCCTCGTACCGCCGCACGCACCCGCACAGCCCTTGTTCCCACCCCCACCCGGAAACCAGGAGCTGCACATGCGTACGACTCACCCCGTCAGACCCACGGCCACACCCGGCCACCGGCGCCGCCTCACCACCGCCTTCGCGGCCACCGCCGCACTCGCCCTCGCCGGCCTCGGCACCGCCGCCCACGCGGACGCGGCCACCCCCGCGGCGCAGGCCACCTGGACCGCGACCCCCTGTGCCAGCCCCAAGCACCAGGGCGAACTCGCCTGCGACTCCTTCCGGGTGACCGGTGGCCTCACCGCCTTCCAGAAGCAGCAGGCCGCGAGGACCGGCATCACCCCGAAGGCCGCCGACGCCGCCACCCCCTCCGGCT
The genomic region above belongs to Streptomyces sp. CG1 and contains:
- a CDS encoding peptidase S8 translates to MRTTNPNFPHIRGRWARIGSAAFGAAALVVAGLGATAHASVDTAVTSHKVSSKAIAAQVAKAHVQYTRACGATPKKGYAACNALRVTGGTTAFMEKQAALKGIAPRTVKPNAASDSPTGYGPSDIQSAYGLASAASSNGSGETVAIVDAYDDPNAEADLATYRSYYGLSDCTTDNGCFSKVSQTGSTTSLPSADSGWAGEISLDLDMVSATCPNCNILLVEAKSASDADLGTAVNEAVKLGAKFVSNSYGGSESSSDTSYDSKYYNHPGVAITASAGDSGYGAEYPAASRYVTAVGGTALKTSSDSRGWTESVWNTSSTEGTGSGCSAYDAKPSWQTDSGCSKRMIADVSAVADPATGVSVYDTYQASGWNTYGGTSASSPIIASVYALAGTPGSSDYPAQYPYNAAGTSALNDVTSGSNGTCSTSYFCTAGSGYDGPTGWGTPQGTSAFGAS
- a CDS encoding TetR/AcrR family transcriptional regulator, which produces MPRPSSSPPSRPYHHGDLRAALLKSAERTLRDKGAGALSLRELARDIGVSHAAPGRHFKDKQALLDALALDGYERLNRALATAVLPPGLDFEGRMTALARAYLGFAVENPELLELMFARKHDPDSSDRLAAAVDQSLGSLTRMVADAQECGEIVPGDPERLTMVAAASLHGLAALIASCALDAEEAMNGLDEHVHLLLNGLRPR